Sequence from the Hoplias malabaricus isolate fHopMal1 chromosome 10, fHopMal1.hap1, whole genome shotgun sequence genome:
CAGCTGGCTCTGGAACTGTAGAGCAGCACCAGGCTCTTTGTCGCTCAAACATTACTTTCTCCCCTTCTGAGCCCTCCGGGACTGGCTCCTCTATCACCCTGTAGCCCTACACGGGTAAATAAATAAGGAACTGACTTACACCATAAAATCAACCTTTAACatggattaaaaataaaacaataatattttgaatgattaagatgaaaaaaaaaaaaaaaatcaatagtaTAACAATAGCAAAACTGCACTATACAGAAAGTACACTTAAGATGTTTATCCAATAGCTCTCTGAATCAAATtatgtttttagatttttttttttttaattcagctgACCTCCTGAATATGCTCAGCAATGAGGCACCCAGCCACTTTCTTGTCATTTGAAATGAAGAGGAAGGTTTTGGTCTGGGAGGGGACCTTAGATTCTACCTGCTGGAATCCCAAGTCATTGTCGACCATTTCTCTAATCTCCTCCACCTAAAAGacaaaattaaaacaagaaaagaagAGGACAGAATCTcatttttctgaaaatattttatagaaCTATATATTAGAAACATAACCAGTAatttaacaaaattatttttgggaTGTTCAATAGTGTTGGAATCATACATGAAGAGTACCACTCTTatttgatacatttttttttacatttcatgaatTTTTACATTCCATTTATGCACTGACAGGCTATGTGccatttttcatgcattttgTAGAATGATTACAGCACAGCATGTAGCATATAACAGCACAGCAAAGTATTTTGAtgtaacaaaataacaaaactgtAATTTCAAAATGGTAACTACAAAGCAAAGAAAATATGCTCTTATATTTGTTGTATGTTAAGATATTgcaatattatttcaaatgtttcttgaccattcattttttttggtCAGAAATTGCTGATAAACCCGTTACCAGATGGTGCCAAAAACCTTTTGACATGGCAATAATTATCCATATGTAAAAACTGACTGAAGTTAGAGCAATTGATTTAGTACCTTTTTCAATGCATACTTGGGGTCATCTGGGAGCACAAGTATAACCTTTCCATCTGGGTACTCCCTTAAAATCCTCTCCTTCTTCCATCCCTATAACATACGAAGATTTCAAAGTGTGTGGAAGAAAATAGGAAGCTAATATATCTGATTCAGTACTTTGGCAGGACCAATTGTCTGGACATAGTAAAGAACAGGAACATGAGTTAATTTTAAttgataatatttttaaagtttatgAACAATTCAGCCAGGTTAATGAATCTCTGTATAAATGAAAAATGATCCCATCCAAAAAGGTATACTACTAAATGAATAAGATCCTAAAAAAATACAGCAAGAAATTACGCTGAAAATATTGGTGCACCTCAATAATACAATCTTGATGTGACCAGACAGATTAAGATTAAAACTTCTGCCTTATAATTCATACTGAGCCATtgtcaagtaaaaaaaaaataaataaataaaaagcaaaagaaaaatttaTCTTCAGGAGTTGTGTTCAAAACAAGATTTCACTCAGTTTATTTCGATTTCGAGTCTTGGACAGACTGCAAGATGTGGTACACCAAATGACCTTGAAAAATTTACTAGTAAATTAAGAAATGTATTCATAACTAAAAATCTAAAGTTATCAtctgtaaattacataatgtttcagttttcataattacGCCCCAATGAAATTTATTTATGTTGTAGTAAAAATACAACGTGCTACGCACGGGTCTAAATCCAGAGGCACAAATAGAGAATAACTAAGCAAGAATTCCATACatgtgaagacaaaatagaagaaaacagtAGTCTGAAGGAAAACGTGACCATTCTTCGcatcattacagccctaaaacaaggtttaacaaAGCACAGCAAGGTTAAACACTTATTGCCTATAAATTTTATATGATAtcataaatgtatatttctgttttaaacattcagtttaagcctagttatttgtattctctctataaattttttgtaattattttagataattttgTATTAAGgatgcaaatttcaagtaaataaaaagcaacaaaaacatgcaaaaattcaaAGGATTTTGTCTTATGCCCccggaacagaggaagaaccagggaCGCACATGCTTCTGTAaaaatcataggtggtacttggaggttttggtgtgtacttggtctaaaaagtttgagaaccactggtttaGAGAGCTCAGATAATTACCCTGGTTGTGCTGTCAGTTGCACTTTATAAAATGTATGCAAATTTTCCCCTaggtattattcattcattcattcattatctgtaaccgcttatccaattcagggtcgcggtgggtccagagcctacctggaatcattgggcgcaaggcgggaatacaccctggagggggcccctaggtattattttatttataatttccaGTTTGATTTATAATGTGTCAAGCTTAATCCAAACCTGACAAAATGCAACAATGTATTATATTCTGCCTCActaaggataaaaaaaaatcagaaagaaaaaaaagagaaaaaacccACACCATAAAACACTAAACCAAAATTGTATAAGCAATCTGGATGGAATTACATTACTGAACCCccttatgaaaaataaatgcttCAGAGAAATTTTATCATATACCCTTAACTGAAAGTCATACCACATATCTCACAGCACTGATAAACTGGTTGTGGAAGAGCAGGTGTTGGGTCTCATCTTCTGTAGCAGATGGTGAGTACAGCATCCCACACACGTTGCAGGTCACTGCTCCAAATGCATTTGGTGTTTTGTCCTACAGTGTAACACACATTTCTCTCACATTTATTacaaaaacagtaacagaaatTTAACATGGCTCATACCACAGAGAAgaaaacttatttttttttgaaaacactACCAAGTTCAACATCCCATTCACTTTCCAGTCCATATCCATGTACTAAGCTTAAAAACTCAAAAAGGCGctatttttttaatagtttaaattatttatcttAAATATTGTGCAAGTGAAATAATACCCAAAAGCAAAGAAACTAGGCAAGTATAGATTTAGCCAAGGCTCAGGCTAACGCTTATGGTGTTGCGCCAAACAcaaccccagaaacacacacacggagcgtgtttctgtcttatttcctattattcagtcACGGTTCagactgttctttggttccaccTGGGAACCAGTTTATGTCTCTGGAAACGCGCTGAACAGTTCCATATTTAGTTCACAAACCGGAAAGTGAAACAGGtggtgttatagcgccaccttaagttccctttgtgaaatatggctgaactatcAGTTCACGCATgcatgtttcaacattaggagtcattCAGTCAGTggaaatgcctcttctaggccatTTGACACTAGTCATTGAAGAAGTGTGGACTAACATTCCACAGGCCACAATTAACAACCTTATCAACTCTATGCGAAGGAGATGTGTTGCACTGAGTGAGGCAAATGGTAGTCACACCAGATACTGACTCCACTAAAAGTAAGCTGCACATTTTAGATTGACCTTTTATTGTGACCAGCCTAAGGCACACCTGTGCAATAATCATGCTGTCTAATCAGCATCTTGATATGCCACACGTGAGGTTGATGGATTATCTCAGCAAAGAAGAATTGGTCACTAACACCGCTTTAGACAtatttgtgaacaatatttgagagaaaagGGCCTTTTTTGTACGAAAAAAATCGTAGTTCTTTGATGTCAGCATTAATTATGTAAATTGGtagtaaaaacaaaagtgtttatatttttgttcagtatatGTAGTATACTAAAATAATACATATGTGGGGAAAACACTGTAAATGCTTGCAAGACTGTTGTTAATTAAAAAagtagttttataaataaatgactcACTGTGCCAGTTTGCTCTCCTCCAGTACTTGTTTTTACATCATTCTTACACTCTTTCTGAAGCTCTGTGTCTGATCCCATGTCACAGCTACtactgaaatgaaaataaatcacaCTGCACATCAATTGATTGCAGGCATTGATCACACAGCTTTATACAATGACACATAACGCAGCTATAGCTATTACCTATTTGTAAGTTGTGAATTCTCTGTTGATGTCTTTTGAATACGTTCTTGCTGGTTGGAGGCTTTCAACATACCCTCTGTAAGTTAAAGAGGCAATATATTTAACCAGTACTACCTCACACATTGATAGTAATAACCAAATGCATCTGTAAGCATGTTAAAACAATGCTAATTCACAAACAAATTACTACATATGTAGTACAATATGCAAgatattaattaatgatttctACACACAAAATTCTGTCTACAGGTCTGGACCCAAGGTCTCCCAGCAGAAAATTCCCCAGAGCACCATGTTTTCTCCACtggtttgtctttttttaaacactgtgtccaggAAACATCAATGTTCCAGTCAAAGggcaaacaaaagaaaagggaaCTCATCACCCATTGACTATGAGAACggatttgtctgtttttttaccAATACATTACAGACAGACATATACTGttgttttgatattttaaacaatatttatgcCTTATGGGAATAGTCTTAAGCATTTTGGTTCATTTGGTGTCTAACAGACTTCTAACAGATTCATACTTAGCCAAATACTGCCTCATTACCAGTGTTTAGATTTATACAAGCTCTCAGAAAACAACTGAAAACCTTAATGTAGTTTTTTTAACCTATTATTTTGGAATAGATCTGTAACATATTCCAATGCAAtgtagattattattttttaaatgtactgatttcatatatactttattttctacttttaaaaatattatgttcACTGTAGTCTTAGCCACAGACACTTTGCCCACAAGGGAACGCACTAGAGTGCACTAATTTGGCCTCAGTGTCAAGATTCTGCCATTTGGATTTTGAACGTCTACTTGTACATCCACGTATGTGCATTTCCGTGAACCATTTTGTACTGGTCCATCATGAAAGACTGCCTCCACATGTCATGTCAAAATAGCAGACTTATGATTAAGCTCTTTTGCGTGTCAgtcatgttgtttttttcttgtagGCCACGCTAAGTGGTGATAtgtaccagactctccctagagtATGTTCACTGCAACCCTAATCAGGATGATGCTATCACAAGTgatggatgaattaatgaaaatttataatgaaaattttacatttatatttagaaaACAGACTGAAGTgtacttttactttttattgCTGTACCTTTGAGGGAACTTTTAAGACAAAAGCATTGCTGATTTTTgcaacatttcagaaaatactaCTCAACACTAAAACtaaacagaaatgtatttaaacctTAAAAATCCTGCTTCTAAAACATCATTCTGAAGTGTTacaaatttattatttttttaaaacctcgattgaacaattcattcattcattcattccagaCATTAAAGCTTACCTGCAGGTTTTAAGATACTTGCATTATTTTCCAAAGGTTTAGAGGGATCTTCTTTTAAGGATAAAGAAGACTCTGTTCTGCCCTGTGAGTAAGTTACACAAAAGACTCTGACATTTTATCTGCATGTTTTTCCTTTGCAATGTTTTTTCTTGCATAGTATTAAAGCTGTACAATTATGAATAAACATTACTAAAATGTGATTTTCCTTATGAATATTGAGAAATACATTGAAACTTTCAAAATACTAATGATCTACAACAGTGACAGGTCAATATGTTGGCAATATATTAACCCCAATTCAATTTACAACAGAACATGAAGACATGTTCAGAGCAGAGTAAAGATGGAtacttttgtttgtgtttacctcCTGTTTGAGGATAGCTGGCTTGCTAGTCTCTTCTTCTGGTTCATCCAGTTCAAAGTCATCTGGTGAATACTTTGGTCTGGGATTGTACGGCTTATACTCTACAGCAGGTTTGGGTTTTGGACTGGTAATACCATTGGGCATGGGGGGAGCCATAGCAGGAAGAACTGTTCTGCGTTCAACTAATGCCACTTTGGACACATTATCTGTCATCAGACCTGAGGATGGGGAGCTAGGAGAGTTTACATCACTGTTTGACAATGCAACAGGtaacaaagtgtgtgtggaATATTTTGCACTATCCTGACTGGCTTGGTCAGACTTGAGCTTCTTAACTTGTGTCCAAGTAAGTTTGTCCCGTTGCAGTTCCACCTGCCGCAGTCTCTGAAAACgggagagtttttttttctcctgaatTTTGAGGGGAACTGATATTTGGCTGAGGAAGAAGCGTTTTTTGGGTATGTTCCCCTTTACCTTGTGTTCATAGGTATCCTCCATAGGGGTTTCAGGGGGAGGGAGGTCACTGGAAACAGATGGAACTGATGTTTCTTCTATTTCACTCTGTTTTTTATAAGAATGAGTGCTTTCTTCTTTGATCTCTTCTGCTTCTACAGTGATTGCAGCTGCTGTTGTGTCAGATGCAATATCATCTGCAATTTCCTCacacaaagccaagaggttgaGCTGCTTAGGGGGTGGTCTCTTAGCAGCAGCTGCTCTCTCCTCAGCCAGTGCTGCCAGACGTGCCTTGGTTCTGGCCTGAGGGTTCATTGCCTGCTTCTTGTGCGGTTCATCACTGGTCTGTGCAGGGGAACACTGTGTTGAGTCATTTTCCTGTGGCAGAGAAGGAGTTGAAGTGGTCTCTTTGCAGACCACAGCTATGCTGGTGTCTTTTAATGCATCTGACTTCTGCAAATCCTTGAATGGTTGGGGATTGTTTTCTGAGGCACCAAGGTCATCAGTTACTATCTCAACCACACAGTGCTCAATTTCAATATCATCCAGCTTCAGATAGGTCTCTGAGGTCATAGAGGACTCTGGAGCACAAAATATTTCTGTACTCTGAACTGTTTCCTCTAAAGAACATGTATTCACCACCTCAACTTCGCCCACATTAGCAATGTTTTTGCCATTAAAGCTAGTCTCTTGAATAACTGTAAAAAGAGCTTGTAGAGGTGGTGGAGACTTTCTCATCACACTTACCTTGGCATCTACAGTTACAGTGACTTTTTCAATTGGGTCAGTGGACAGTTGTTTTTGATCATGACTtgatattttactttttattttacccTCCGAGTCTTGTCCCTCCTGCATCACTGAATGGTACACGGCAGTATCTTGGTCATTCAGTCCAGTGATTCCTGTCACACTTTTTCTGTCTTGCATTGTTGTCTCTTCACTTTTTAAATCAGGGTGTTGACCATAATTGTGGTCTATAAGCACAGGGTCATGCGCTGTTGATGCTGTGCAAATTGTTTCGGAAGGAGGAGATGGGCATTTAACACTCTTCATGCTTCTAGCGTATTTCCTACTGCTTTTTTTCAGGACTTTTAAATTCTGACACAATTTATCTCCAGATATCTTTGAAATTTTAGCACCAGATTTGGAATCCAGGTTTACTGATGCAGCAGATATATTTGATAATTTCAGCTTTTTTCTACTTGTCTGTTTCTTTGGAGCTGTTTTTAGCCTGGTGGATCGACGAGTTTCCCTCTCATCTTGAATCAGAGTCTTGTTTTTAGACTCAACCAAACTTTTCCTCAGTGTTGCTCCTGTCCTCAAAGACCTCCGGGTGAACAGAGATGTTATACCAGGTTTATCGGAGGCTACAAGACTCTGATCaaccttttttttcttgacTTGTGGCTCAGGGGGTTGCATTTTTCTTTTGGGATACGGCAttctaaagaaaaacaaatacagtttcACTAAATGAAAATAGTGACATTGATTTTGAAGACTATCTAATAGACCAATTACAACAGAAggatcatttttaa
This genomic interval carries:
- the esco1 gene encoding N-acetyltransferase ESCO1 isoform X3, producing MPYPKRKMQPPEPQVKKKKVDQSLVASDKPGITSLFTRRSLRTGATLRKSLVESKNKTLIQDERETRRSTRLKTAPKKQTSRKKLKLSNISAASVNLDSKSGAKISKISGDKLCQNLKVLKKSSRKYARSMKSVKCPSPPSETICTASTAHDPVLIDHNYGQHPDLKSEETTMQDRKSVTGITGLNDQDTAVYHSVMQEGQDSEGKIKSKISSHDQKQLSTDPIEKVTVTVDAKVSVMRKSPPPLQALFTVIQETSFNGKNIANVGEVEVVNTCSLEETVQSTEIFCAPESSMTSETYLKLDDIEIEHCVVEIVTDDLGASENNPQPFKDLQKSDALKDTSIAVVCKETTSTPSLPQENDSTQCSPAQTSDEPHKKQAMNPQARTKARLAALAEERAAAAKRPPPKQLNLLALCEEIADDIASDTTAAAITVEAEEIKEESTHSYKKQSEIEETSVPSVSSDLPPPETPMEDTYEHKVKGNIPKKRFFLSQISVPLKIQEKKKLSRFQRLRQVELQRDKLTWTQVKKLKSDQASQDSAKYSTHTLLPVALSNSDVNSPSSPSSGLMTDNVSKVALVERRTVLPAMAPPMPNGITSPKPKPAVEYKPYNPRPKYSPDDFELDEPEEETSKPAILKQEGRTESSLSLKEDPSKPLENNASILKPAEGMLKASNQQERIQKTSTENSQLTNSSCDMGSDTELQKECKNDVKTSTGGEQTGTDKTPNAFGAVTCNVCGMLYSPSATEDETQHLLFHNQFISAVRYVGWKKERILREYPDGKVILVLPDDPKYALKKVEEIREMVDNDLGFQQVESKVPSQTKTFLFISNDKKVAGCLIAEHIQEGYRVIEEPVPEGSEGEKVMFERQRAWCCSTVPEPAVCGISRIWVFSMMRRRGIASRMIECLRNNFIYGSHLRKDEIAFSDPTPDGKLFATHYCGTSQFLVYNFVSGTRLT
- the esco1 gene encoding N-acetyltransferase ESCO1 isoform X2, whose product is MPYPKRKMQPPEPQVKKKKVDQSLVASDKPGITSLFTRRSLRTGATLRKSLVESKNKTLIQDERETRRSTRLKTAPKKQTSRKKLKLSNISAASVNLDSKSGAKISKISGDKLCQNLKVLKKSSRKYARSMKSVKCPSPPSETICTASTAHDPVLIDHNYGQHPDLKSEETTMQDRKSVTGITGLNDQDTAVYHSVMQEGQDSEGKIKSKISSHDQKQLSTDPIEKVTVTVDAKVSVMRKSPPPLQALFTVIQETSFNGKNIANVGEVEVVNTCSLEETVQSTEIFCAPESSMTSETYLKLDDIEIEHCVVEIVTDDLGASENNPQPFKDLQKSDALKDTSIAVVCKETTSTPSLPQENDSTQCSPAQTSDEPHKKQAMNPQARTKARLAALAEERAAAAKRPPPKQLNLLALCEEIADDIASDTTAAAITVEAEEIKEESTHSYKKQSEIEETSVPSVSSDLPPPETPMEDTYEHKVKGNIPKKRFFLSQISVPLKIQEKKKLSRFQRLRQVELQRDKLTWTQVKKLKSDQASQDSAKYSTHTLLPVALSNSDVNSPSSPSSGLMTDNVSKVALVERRTVLPAMAPPMPNGITSPKPKPAVEYKPYNPRPKYSPDDFELDEPEEETSKPAILKQEGRTESSLSLKEDPSKPLENNASILKPAEGMLKASNQQERIQKTSTENSQLTNSSSCDMGSDTELQKECKNDVKTSTGGEQTGTDKTPNAFGAVTCNVCGMLYSPSATEDETQHLLFHNQFISAVRYVGWKKERILREYPDGKVILVLPDDPKYALKKVEEIREMVDNDLGFQQVESKVPSQTKTFLFISNDKKVAGCLIAEHIQEGYRVIEEPVPEGSEGEKVMFERQRAWCCSTVPEPAVCGISRIWVFSMMRRRGIASRMIECLRNNFIYGSHLRKDEIAFSDPTPDGKLFATHYCGTSQFLVYNFVSGTRLT
- the esco1 gene encoding N-acetyltransferase ESCO1 isoform X1, which codes for MPYPKRKMQPPEPQVKKKKVDQSLVASDKPGITSLFTRRSLRTGATLRKSLVESKNKTLIQDERETRRSTRLKTAPKKQTSRKKLKLSNISAASVNLDSKSGAKISKISGDKLCQNLKVLKKSSRKYARSMKSVKCPSPPSETICTASTAHDPVLIDHNYGQHPDLKSEETTMQDRKSVTGITGLNDQDTAVYHSVMQEGQDSEGKIKSKISSHDQKQLSTDPIEKVTVTVDAKVSVMRKSPPPLQALFTVIQETSFNGKNIANVGEVEVVNTCSLEETVQSTEIFCAPESSMTSETYLKLDDIEIEHCVVEIVTDDLGASENNPQPFKDLQKSDALKDTSIAVVCKETTSTPSLPQENDSTQCSPAQTSDEPHKKQAMNPQARTKARLAALAEERAAAAKRPPPKQLNLLALCEEIADDIASDTTAAAITVEAEEIKEESTHSYKKQSEIEETSVPSVSSDLPPPETPMEDTYEHKVKGNIPKKRFFLSQISVPLKIQEKKKLSRFQRLRQVELQRDKLTWTQVKKLKSDQASQDSAKYSTHTLLPVALSNSDVNSPSSPSSGLMTDNVSKVALVERRTVLPAMAPPMPNGITSPKPKPAVEYKPYNPRPKYSPDDFELDEPEEETSKPAILKQEGRTESSLSLKEDPSKPLENNASILKPAEGMLKASNQQERIQKTSTENSQLTNSVIYFHFSSSCDMGSDTELQKECKNDVKTSTGGEQTGTDKTPNAFGAVTCNVCGMLYSPSATEDETQHLLFHNQFISAVRYVGWKKERILREYPDGKVILVLPDDPKYALKKVEEIREMVDNDLGFQQVESKVPSQTKTFLFISNDKKVAGCLIAEHIQEGYRVIEEPVPEGSEGEKVMFERQRAWCCSTVPEPAVCGISRIWVFSMMRRRGIASRMIECLRNNFIYGSHLRKDEIAFSDPTPDGKLFATHYCGTSQFLVYNFVSGTRLT